From a region of the Monodelphis domestica isolate mMonDom1 chromosome 8, mMonDom1.pri, whole genome shotgun sequence genome:
- the DES gene encoding desmin, with product MSQSYSSSQRVSSYRRTFGGGPSFSLGSPLGSPSLSRAAFGSKGSSSSVSSRVYQVSRTSGGAGGLGSFRSSRVGFPRAAASSSYGAGELLDFNLADAVNQEFLTTRTNEKVELQELNDRFANYIEKVRFLEQQNSVLAAEVNRLKGREPTRIAELYEEELRELRRQVEVLTNQRARVDVERDNLLDDLQRLKARLQEEIQLKEEAENNLAAFRADVDAATLARIDLERRIESLNEEIAFLKKVHEEEIRELQAQLQEQQVQVEMDVSKPDLTAALRDIRAQYETIAAKNISEAEEWYKSKVSDLTQAANKNNDALRQAKQEMMEYRHQIQSYTCEIDALKGTNDSLMRQMRELEDRFASEANGYQDNIARLEEEIRHLKDEMARHLREYQDLLNVKMALDVEIATYRKLLEGEESRINLPIQSFSALNFRETSPEQRGSEVHTKKTVMIKTIETRDGEVVSEATQQQHEVL from the exons ATGAGCCAGTCCTACTCCTCCAGCCAGCGCGTGTCCTCCTACCGGCGCACCTTTGGGGGGGGGCCCAGCTTCTCTCTAGGCTCTCCTCTGGGCTCGCCCTCCTTGTCTCGGGCGGCCTTTGGCTCCAAGGGCTCCTCCAGCTCTGTGTCCTCCCGAGTGTACCAGGTGTCCCGCACCTCCGGGGGAGCCGGGGGCTTGGGATCTTTCCGCAGCAGCCGTGTGGGGTTCCCCCGCGCTGCCGCCTCCTCTTCCTATGGGGCGGGCGAATTGCTGGACTTCAACTTGGCTGACGCCGTGAACCAGGAGTTCCTGACCACCCGCACCAATGAGAAGGTCGAGCTGCAGGAGCTCAATGACCGCTTCGCCAACTACATCGAGAAGGTGCGCTTCCTGGAGCAGCAGAACTCTGTGCTGGCCGCGGAGGTAAACCGGCTCAAGGGTCGGGAACCCACGCGCATCGCCGAACTCTACGAGGAGGAGCTGCGGGAGCTGCGGCGCCAGGTGGAAGTGCTCACCAACCAACGCGCCCGAGTGGACGTGGAGCGTGACAACCTGCTGGACGATCTTCAGCGACTCAAGGCCAG ATTGCAGGAGGAGATCCagctgaaggaagaagctgagaaTAATCTGGCTGCATTCAGGGCG GATGTAGATGCAGCCACCCTGGCACGAATTGACCTGGAGCGCAGGATTGAATCTCTGAATGAGGAGATCGCCTTCCTTAAGAAAGTCCATGAAGAG GAGATCCGTGAACTCCAAGCTCAACTTCAGGAGCAGCAGGTCCAGGTGGAAATGGATGTTTCTAAGCCAGACCTGACAGCCGCACTCAGAGACATCCGGGCCCAGTATGAGACCATTGCTGCCAAGAATATCTCTGAAGCTGAGGAATGGTACAAGTCCAAG GTATCGGACCTGACCCAAGCAGCCAACAAGAACAATGACGCATTAAGACAAGCCAAGCAGGAGATGATGGAATATCGACACCAGATCCAATCCTATACCTGTGAGATTGATGCACTCAAAGGCACT AATGATTCACTGATGAGACAGATGCGGGAGTTAGAGGATCGATTTGCCAGCGAGGCCAACGGCTACCAGGACAACATTGCTCGGCTTGAGGAGGAGATCCGGCACCTAAAGGATGAGATGGCCAGGCATCTACGAGAGTATCAAGACTTGCTCAACGTCAAGATGGCATTGGATGTGGAAATTGCCACCTACCGGAAGCTATTGGAGGGCGAGGAGAGCAG GATTAACCTCCCCATCCAGAGCTTCTCTGCCCTCAACTTCAGAG AGACAAGTCCTGAGCAGAGGGGCTCTGAGGTGCATACCAAGAAGACAGTGATGATTAAGACCATTGAGACCCGGGATGGGGAA GTGGTCAGTGAGGCTACGCAACAGCAACATGAGGTGCTCTAA